The genome window TTCCACTTCGGCAAATTGCCACCGGTGCCCGGTGCGGAGATCCCGCGCCCAGGACTGGTGCACCGGCTCGACAAGGACACCAGTGGCGTGATGGTGGTGGGCAAGACCGAGGAAGCGCTCTCGCACCTGGCGCGGCAATTCTTCGACCGCACCAGCGACCGGCGGTACAACGCGCTCGTGTGGGGCGATTTCGCCGAGGACGAAGGTCTGATCGAGGGGCACATCGGCCGCAGCAACAAGGACCGCACGGTGATGCAGGTCTTCCCCGAAGGCGAGCATGGCAAAGCCGCCGTGACGCGCTGGCGCGTGATCGAGCGCTTCCGCTACGTGACGCTGGTGGAATGCAAGCTCGAGACGGGCCGCACGCACCAGATCCGCGCTCACATGCAATGGATCGGCCACCCGCTGTTCAACGATGCGGCCTATGGCGGCGACCGCATCCTGAAGGGCACCACCTTCACCAAGTACCGCCAATTCGTGGAGAACTGCTTCGCGCTGCTGCCGCGCCAGGCCCTGCACGCGCGCACGCTCGATTTCGACCACCCCGCCACGGGCAAGCGCATGCGCTTCGAGAGCCCCTTGCCCGCCGACATGCAGGCCGTGCTGGAGAAGTGGCGCACCTACACCCATGCGAAGCCGCTAACGGAACCGGACGTCGCGGATGACGCAGAGTGAGGCCCTCCTCAACTCGAAACGGCCTTCGCGCCTTCCACCCCCAAAGCGAAGAGCGCGATATCGTACTTCACGGGGTCGCTCGCATCGAATGAATGCAGCGCGTTGGTGAGTTCCTCCACCGCTTTCCAATCATCTTGCTTGCGGGTGAGCAGGCCCAGCTCGCGGGACACGCGGCCGGTGTGGACATCAAGCGGCACAATGAGGTCCGAAGGCTTGATGCGCTTCCAGAGGCCGAGGTCCACGCCGCGGTCATCGGGGCGCACCATCCAGCGCAGGTACATGTTGATGCGCTTGGCGTTGCTGCCCTTGGCGGGGTCGGCCACATGCTTGCGCGTGCGCGGCTGATGCCCCGGTTCGAAGAAGCGCTGCTTGAAGCGCGCGATGGCCAAGCCCATGTCCCCGACGGCGCCATTCTCAAGGAAGGCCTGCTCAATGCCACCATGGTTCGCGTAGAGATGCCGCAGGCCGATCACGAAGTGCTTGAGGTCGATGCCGTTGAAGGTGCGGTGCACGAAGCCGCTCACGTGCTTCAGGTCCGTGGCGTCGGCGTTCATGACGAACTCGTGGGGCCGCTCATCCATGAGGCGCGCCAGCTTCCACGCGTTGCTGATGATGGTCTTGCGCTGCCCCCAAGCGATGGTGGCGGTGAGGAAGCCGATCACCTCCGCATCTTCCCGCTTGCTGAAGGCGCGCGGCACCTGGATAGGGTCGTCGGCGATGAACGACGGACGCGCGAACCGGTCGTACGCTTCATCGAGGAGCGCTTTCAATCCATTCCGGTTCACCAGTCGCTTCGGCATCAGCCCAGATCCTTGCTTGCATGCGCCTTCACGGTCTGGCCATTCGCCCGGATGTTCTTTGCTGCCAGCTCCACGACGATCGCGATGCGTCTCGCGCGCGTCTCCTTGGTCCGTGCATCGAGCACCCAGGTGAGGATCTGCTTGCGCGCGCCGGGCGGGAAGGCTTCATAGTGGGAAAGTGCCTTCTTGTTCTTCTTCAAGGCGCGCTGGAGATCCGCCGGCATCTCGAAGGCCTCAGCCGCATCGATGCGCGTCCACGATCCGTTCTGCTTGGCGATTTCGATCTTCTTCAGCCCGGCGGCAGTCATGCGCTTCGTGGCGATGAGCTTCTCAATGCGCTCCTTGTTCAGCTTGCTCCAGACGCTCTTTGGCTTGCGCGGGGAGAGGTACAGCATGGTCCGTGATTCATCGAGCTTCCTCGGCAGGCTGTCGATCCATCCGAAGCAGAGCGCTTCCTCCACGATGGCATCGTAAGGCAGGTGCTTTTCCGGCGCAGCCTTCTTCCAGGTTACGAGCCAGATGCCGTCAGGGCGCTCATGGTTCTTCTTCAGCCACGAGCGCCATTGCGCGCGCCTGGTCACTTCCACTTGATCGAGCCCGTCGAGCTTGGTCGGCATTGGCAGCCGCTAGCGCTGCGGGATCGCGAAGCTGGGCATCTCCATCAGCTGGTACCCGCTGATGTCGAAGAGCGACTCATCCACCTTGCCAACGACGAGCTCCTTGATGTAGCAGACGACCCGCTCATCGCCTTGCGCGGGCACCCACTCAAACTCGAGCGGGAAGCCCTCCACATCGGTGCGGGCATGGCGATTCTGCTGGGCGGCCTGTCCGTCCATGCCGCGCGCCATGTCGATGAAGGCGTTGCGAAGGCCAGTGGCCACCCATGCCGTCCATGTCCCCTCTTTGCTGGTGGCGATCATCTTGGTGCAGGTGTGCCCTTCGATCACCTTCGTCTCCTTGGTCACGGTGACCACCGGCTGCTCGCCCTTCGCGCTGCCGTCGGCGGGGAGCTCGGGCCGCTTCATCTTCATGGCCATGCGGCTGCCTTGGCCGTTATCGATCAGGGTGTAGCTCCAATTGCCGCGCAGGTCGGTGAGCATGCGCATCTGCTGTGCCTGGTCGGGCATCATCAGTTCATAGAGGATCATGTCCGCGCGGCCCCAGAAACGGATGTTCACCGGGCTATGCTTGTCTTCCTTGTCGTTCTTGAAGGTGTGCATCTCCATACGGAAGCTGCCGATGAATGCATCATTGCCGGCAGGAGTCAGGGAGGCACTGGTGACAAGGCCAGCGGTGATCAGCAGGCAGAGGGATATGGCGCGCATCATGGCCGAGGGGATTTGGCCGAAAGGTAGAAGGGCTCAGGGCTGGATCACCCCATCCTATCACCAGCTTCCTATCCGCCATGTCGGCCAGTTCCTCGTTTTGCGCCGCGATCACGGCAGCTGCGCGTTCCGCGTGGCCGTTGGCGTGGAGCCGCCGACATTCAGCAGGATGGGGTCGCGGTCGTTGTTGGCTCCCACGTACTTCACCACGCCGTCCATGTTCACGTCTTCCGGCCAATAACCGCTTACGACGTTGGAGGGTGTGCTGCCGCCAACGCGCAACAGGATCGGGTCGCGGTCGTTGCCGTTGCCCACGTAACTCAACTCCTCGTTGAAGGTGGCATCGCCCGTAGCCAGCACCATCACACCACCCGCATCCTTGCGTGCATCGGCATCGTGTACCTGGGTAGCGGGCAGCGCGAAATCAACTGCGGTGGTCGAGGTGCCGTAGGCGAAAGGCGTTGAAGCTGAGAGCATCACGGGCAGGTGCGTGCGCGGCTTCACGGCCACGCAATAGTTGCCGTGCGCAAGGCCCGCGAAGCCCACGGTGCTCACGCCATCCAGGTCCACCACATCGCCATCGCGTTGCAGCAGCACGGCGCGTGAAGCGGCAACCACGTTGGGCGTTGCCGCAGGCCGCATCTCCACGATCACCCAATCCACGATGGCGTTGTTGCCGGTTGTGGTGAGCAGGCTTGGCGGGATCGAAGCACCTGGAACGAACGCGGTCTCCGCATAACCCATGGCCGTGAAGGGCTCGGTGAGCGGGAAGGAGGGGAGGCTGCGCAGCGCATCGGTCATCAGGCTGCCGTTGTAAGGGCCTTCGAGCAATACACGGATGGTTGTGCGAGCCGTGCCTATCAGTCGGGCGATGCGGTTGCGGCCGGTGCCATTGTACTGGGTGAGATCGCCGCCAACAAGGACCCTTCCATCGGGCTGCACTGCCAAAGCCTTCACCAAATCGTTGGCACCGGTCCCGGGGTCGAACGAGGGATCCACGCTGCCGTCAGGTTCCACCCTGCAGATGCGCTGGCGAACAACCCCGTCGTACTGGACAAAGTAACCGTTGATGTATGACCGGCCATCGGGCAGCAGCACGGTGGAATAGACCGTCCCGCCGATCGCGCCCAGCCCTGGATCGAAGGAAGCATCGAGCATGCCATCCGTAAGGATGCGCCCAAGGCGCTCTCGCGGTATGTCATTGTAGGTGGTGAAGGAACCTCCAATGATGATATCGCCATCAGGCTGCAGGCCGATCGCATCCACCCCGAGGTCCGTTCCAGTGCCCGGGAGGAAACCGGGGTCAATGGCACCGGAATGAATGACCCGCGCGATATGGATGCGTCCGTTGCCATTGTAGGTGGTGAACGAGCCTCCGATCAGGATGCGTCCATCGGGCTGTACTACCGCACAGAACACCGGAGCATTGGTACCAGTGCCGGGGTTGAAGCCCGTATCCAGTGTTCCGTTCGTGTTCAGGCGGGCCAGATGACCGCGCGCGAAGCCGCTGAAGGTGGAGAACCAGCCACCGATGATGGATCTGCCATCCGGCTGGAGCGCGATCGTCAGCACAGCACCGTTCGCTCCGACGCTCGTATCGAACCCTGTATCCAGGCTGCCGTCGTTGTGCAGTCGTGCTATGCGCCCCCGGTTCGATCCATTAACCGAAGTGAAGTAGCCACCGATGAGCACCTTGCCATCAGGTTGTATGACCAGCGCCCGAACGGAAGCTGACGCTCCCGTGCCGGTGTTGAAACCACTGTCCCAACTGCCATCAGCGTTCAACCTGGCCACACGGCCGCAGGCATTGCCATCGTAGCTCGAGAAATCCCCGGCGATGATGATCTTACCGTCCGATTGCACGGCTATCGCATGCACCGTGCCGTTCGCACCAGCGCCAATATCGAACGTGAGGTCAAGGGCGCCTTCCTGCGCCCGAGCTCCGCTCGGTGCCAATGCGCAGAATGCGATGAAGAATAAATGAGTCCGCATGTCGGCTGAATGGGTCTGGTCTCCGCTAGTATTGACGCACCACTGCGAAAATGGTGGCCTCACGCCACACCGGCAGAAACGCTCAGATCACCCCATCCCGCATCACCAGCTTCCGGTCGGCCATGTCGGCCAGTTCCTCGTTGTGGGTCACGATCACGAAGGTCTGGCCCATCTCCTTGCGCAGGTCGAAGAAGAGCTGGTGCAGCTCGCGGGCGTGCGCGCTATCGAGGTTGCCGCTGGGCTCGTCGGCCAGCACCACGCTGGGGCTGTTGAAGAGCGCACGCGCCACGGCCACTCTCTGCTGCTCGCCACCGCTCAGTTGGGCGGGCTTGTGTTCCTTACGAGGGAGCACGTTCAAGCGCTTCAGCAACTCCTCAGCGCGCGGCGCGCATTCGCTCTTGCTCTTGCCGGCGATCAGGCCCGGCATCATCACGTTCTCCAGTGCGGTGAACTCCGGCAGCAAATGGTGGAACTGGAACACGAAGCCGATGTGCGCGTTGCGGAAGGCTGAAAGCGCGCTCGGCGACATCCTCGAAACTTCCTGATCGTTGATGCGAAGGGTGCCCTCGTCGGATCGCTCCAAGGTGCCGAGGATCTGCAAGAGCGTGGTTTTTCCGGCTCCGCTGGCACCCACGATGCTCACCACTTCGCCCTTGGCCACGTGCAGGTCCACGCCTTTCAGCACTTCCAGCGCGCCGTAGCGCTTGCGGATCCCGGTGGCTTCGATCATGGCGTAAAGGAAGCCACGGGGCTTGAATCGGGCCGCGGGCTACTTTCGCCGCGCATCAGAAAAGCCCCGCATGAACCTCCACGAGTACCAAGGCAAGAGCATCCTCTCCCAATTCGGCGTGCGCGTGCAGCGCGGGCTGGTGGCCTACAACGCCGATGAAGCCGTTGACCAAGCCAAGCGACTGAGCCAGGAGACCGGCACCAAATGGTGGGTGGTGAAGGCGCAGATCCATGCGGGCGGCCGCGGCAAGGGCGGCGGGGTGAAGCTGGCGAAGACCATCGACGAGGTGCGCGAGAAGAGCGATGCCATCATCGGCATGATGCTGAAGAGCCCGCAGACGCCGCCTCAAGGCAAGAAGGTCCACAAAGTGCTGATCGCAGAGGATGTGTACTACCCCGGCGCCAGCGAGACCAAGGAATACTACATGAGCGTCCTGCTCGATCGCGCCAGCGGCAAGAACGTGATCGTGTACAGCACAGAGGGCGGCATGGACATCGAAGAAGTGGCCGAGCATCACCCGGACAAGATCAAGAAAGAGGTGGTCGATCCGCGCGTGGGCTTGCGTCCTTTCCAGTGCAACAAGATCGCGACCGAGCTCGGTGTGACCGGGGCTGCGAAGAAAGAGATGGGCAAATTCATCGCTTCCCTTTACAAGGCCTACGAGGGCAGCGATGCCGCCATGTTCGAGATCAACCCGGTGCTGAAGACCAGCGACGACAAGATCATCGCCGTGGACGCCAAGGTGCGGCTTGACGGCAATGCGCTCTACCGCCATCCGGACTATGCCGAGATGCGCGACAAGACCGAAGAGGATCCCATAGAGGTGGAGGCCGGCGAAGCGGGCCTCAACTACGTGCGCCTCGATGGCAACGTGGGCTGCATGGTGAACGGCGCGGGGCTCGCCATGGCCACCATGGACATCATCAAGCTCAGCGGCGGCGAGCCGGCCAACTTCCTCGATGTGGGCGGCACGGCCGATGCGGCGCGCGTGGAGAAGGCCTTCCGCATCATCCTGAAGGACGAGCGCGTGAAGGCCATCCTGGTGAACATCTTCGGCGGCATCGTGCGCTGCGATCGCGTCGCGCAGGGCATCGTGGATGCCTACAAGAACATCGGTGACATCCAGGTGCCCATCATCGTGCGCTTGCAGGGCACGAATGCGGTGGAAGCGAAGGAGCTCATTGACAAGAGCGGCTTGAAGGTGCTGAGCGCGGTGGCCCTGCAAGAGGCGGCGGACCGGGTGAAGGAGGTGCTGGCCTGAGCGATGGCCCTGCTCCTGTTGCACGGTGCCCTTGGCAGCGCGCGCCAATTGGCGGATCTCCAGCAACGCATCGGAGGAATCGCCATCGACCTCTCGGGCCACGGCGATCGCGGGATCCACTCCGAGGGCATCCGCTTCGAGCAATTCATCAGCGATATCGATCGCGCATTCGAGGAGCAGAAGTGGGACCGGGCGGATCTATTCGGCTACAGCATGGGCGGCTATGCAGCCATGCTCTATGCAGCGCAGCGCCCGGAGCGTGTTCGGTCGGTGGTCACGCTGGGCACCAAGTACCTCTGGACCGAAGAAGGCTTGCAGAAGGAGCTGCGCATGCTCGATCCCGATGCGATGCAGCAGAAGGTGCCGGTATTCGCACAGGCCTTGGCCGATGCGCATGGCGTCGAGCGCTGGAAGGATGTGGTGCGTGCCATTGCGCAGAGCATGAGCGAGCTCGCCCGGATGCCATTGCTCACGCCGGAAGTCTGTTCGCGGATCCAATGCCCGGCGCTCATCTGCGTGGGCGAGAACGACAATACGGCCGTCCCCGACGACACGCGCCTCTTCGCGCGAAGGGTGAAAGGCGCTGAGGTGCTCATCCTCCCCAACACGCCGCACCCCATGAGCAAGGTGGATCTGGACTTCCTCGTCCCGCGCTTGATGGGGTTCTGGGTCGCGATCCGCTAACGGAAGAAGAGCCAACGCCTTCTCTTCTTCCCTTCCTTCGGAGGCTTCGGCAGCCCCGGCAGATGCTCTTGCCCTGGCGCGACCTTCGTCTCCGTCCATCCTTCAACCACCACGAAGAGCTTGCGGTGCTCCGAGCTCATCTTGCTCTCTTCGGTGCGGATGCGCGCCACGGCCTTGTTGCGGTCGCCGAGGACCACCTGCACGATGTTCAGGTCAACGAGGCCATTCCAATCCGGCCATGCCTCTCCCTTGCTATATGTGCCGATGCGGATGGTATCGCCAGGAGCCATGGTCCACGTGCCACCGGGGAGTGCGGGCGAAGGCTCCTTCGGTGTGGCTGCAACACGTGCTGCGGCGTTCGTCGGGTTCACCACGAAGAGTTCGTTCACGAACATCCGCTGGCACACAACCACCTCTTGCTGCTTGGGCTGTTCCGGCTCCGGTGGCCACCGTTGCACATGTGTGCCCGGTCGTGGGATGATGCCATGGTCGTCGTGGCCCTGCTCAGAGAAGCCGGTCTTGTTCCCTTGGTCGTCGAATGTGGTGGTGCTCCGGTGCCACTGTATGCCGCCGTCCGGGGCATCGCTCGTCTCCGCCTTGCTCACGGCACCGTTCGCATGGTAGCTGAAGTGGACCGATGAATGGCCGGCAAAGCGCCTGGTCTGTCCTTCGAAGATCACTTCGCCGTTCTTCTTATAGGCCCAGCTGCGGCCCCAGCGGTCATCTTTGTCGCGCCATTCCTTGGTGCTCACCTGGCCACTGTTGAAGTAGCGCAGCACCAGGGTCCCGGTATCGGTCTTGAGGATCCGCTCATTTCGCTGGGCCGAAGAAGCCGCGGCGAGAGTGAGCAGGAGCAGGGAGGCAAGCAGTCGCATGGCGGATGGAAGCCAAAGTTCGGGCCAGCCCGTTGCATCTTCGCGCTCCCTCGATCGAGACCGATGGCCAAGACCAAGAAGATCCGGAAACTCCTCGTCGCCAACCGCGGCGAGATCGCCCTGCGCGTGATGCGCTCAGCCCGTGAGATGGGCATCAGCACCGTAGCCGTTCATAGCGAGGCGGATCGCAACGCACCGTTCGTGCGCTTCGCCGATGAGGCCGTGTGCATCGGTCCGCCCCCGAGCAAGGAGAGCTACCTGGTGATCGACAAGATCGTGAAGGTGTGCAAGGACCTGAAGGTCGACGCCGTCCATCCGGGCTACGGATTCCTCAGCGAGAACGGCGACTTCGCCCGAGCGCTGGAGAAGGCCGGCGTGGTCTTCGTGGGGCCATCGCCGAAGGCCATGAAAGTGATGGGCGATAAGCTCGCCGCCAAGGAGGCCGTGAAGGATCATGGGGTGCCGTTGGTGCCGGGCACCGAAGGAGCCGTGAGCGGCTTGGAGGAAGCGATTGAGGTCGCGAAGACCATCTCCTTCCCGATCCTGATCAAAGCCGCTGCTGGCGGCGGCGGCAAGGGCATGCGCATCGTGGAGAAGGAGAGCGAGCTGAAGGAAGGCTTGGAGCGCGCCATCAGCGAGGCGCAGAACGCTTTCGGCGATGGCAGCGTTTTCATAGAGAAGTACGTGGCAGGGCCTCGCCACATCGAGGTGCAGGTCATGGCCGATGCGCACGGCAACACCTGCTACCTCTTCGAGCGCGAATGCAGTATTCAGCGCAGGCACCAGAAGGTGGTGGAGGAAGCGCCGAGCGCGGTGCTCACGCCTGAACTGCGCAGGCGCATGGGCGAAGCTGCAGTGGCCGTGGCCAGGAGCGTGGATTACACTGGTGCGGGCACGGTTGAATTCCTCCTCGATGAGAGGATGAACTTCTACTTCATGGAGATGAACACGCGCTTGCAAGTGGAGCACCCCGTCACCGAGATGATCACGGGCCTCGACCTGGTGAAGCTCCAGATCCGCGTGGCGGAAGGGGAGGAGCTGCCTTTCAAGCAGGAAGACCTGAAGATCATCGGGCATGCCATCGAGGTGCGCGTGTACGCCGAGGACCCCATGAACAATTTCCTCCCCGACATCGGCACGCTCACCACCTATCGGCCGCCGCAAGGCCCAGGCGTCCGCGTCGACGACGGCTTCGAGGAGGGCATGGAGATCCCCATCCACTACGACCCCATGATCGCCAAGCTGATCACGCATGGCGCTACGCGCGAGGAGGCCATCACGCGCATGGAGCGCGCCATCGACGATTACGCCATCACCGGGGTTGAGACCACCCTCCCTTTCTGCCTCTATGTCATGGGCCACGAAGCCTTCCGCAGTGGTGAATACGACACGCATTTCGTGCGCGACCACTTCAAGCCGGAGATGCTCGAAGGCCTGGATGCAAGCGAAGCGCATGCAGCGGCGCTCGTGGCGGCGGCCGTGGATCGCGCGCAGGTGGGGGCAAGCGGGTCTGCCAGGCCGGTGGCCCCTCCGGCAAGTGCCTGGAAACTAAGGAGACGGTGAGCCGGTATAAGGCCGCGCGGTTTCTGCCGTTGTAGCTTCGTATCGCCATGCTTTCCAGCTTCATGCGCAGTCGTCATCGATGGGGCCTGGTTCCCGCAGGCGTGTTGGCTTGTGCAATGTGCTTCGGGCAAGGCGAGCAGGTCCCGCAGGTTTACCGTGCGGTGATCATCGATGGCGACACCGTGCCGATGGTCGACCTGGCCACCACTCACGTCGAGAGCCGCTGGACTGCCCGCAGCAGACGGCAGGCAGAACGCTACGACAGGCTCACGCGCAATGTGCTCCGGGTCTATCCTTATGCGCGCATCACCGGACATCTGCTGCGCGAATACGAGCACGACCTCGCCCAGATGGATCGCGGGAGCGATCAAGAGCTCTACCTGAAACTCGCTGAGGCCGAGCTCCGCGCCGAGTTCGAGGCCGAGGTGAAGGACCTCACCATCAGCCAGGGGAAAGTGCTCATCAAGCTCATTGACCGGGAGACGGGCCGCACCAGCTACGATCTGGTGAAGACCCTGCGCGGCTCGTTCACGGCCTTCATGTGGCAAGGCATGGCCCGCATGTTCGGGCACGACCTGCGTGGCACCTATGATCCCGACGGTGATGATAAGCTCGTGGAGCTGATCGTGCAGCGCGTGGAGCGAGGGGAGTTGGCCGTTGCCGACCGGGGCCCACGCACCGCCAAGGCGCAAGCGCGCCTGGATAAGAGGAAGGCGCGATTGTACAAGAAGTACGGGATCAGCGGCACGGCCCGTGCGAACTGATCGCTCCGGTCAAGCAAGATCCTTCACCATCACGTGGTCGTCCATCACGTGGCCTTGGCCGATGTCGAGAACCTCGTCGCGTTCGATCACGAAGCCCCGGCGCAGGTACCAGTCCTTGCTCGGATTGAAACGGTTCACATTGAGCTCGATGCGCTCATCGCCGGCTGAACGGGCCGTCGATTCTACCGCTCGGAGCAGCTCCGCACCGGCACCTGTTCCTTTCACCTCAGGGAGCACATAAAGCTTGTGCAATCGTGTTCGCTTCGTGCTGCGATAGCCATGCTCAAAGCCCGCGAAGCCGATGGCTGTTCCTTCCCGCTCGGCCAACAGGAAGCGATGGCCTTTCACTGAAACCTGCTCGAGCAGCGCTGCTTCGCTGTACATCAACTCCAGCATGTAAGCGAGCTGCTCCGATGAGAGGATGGCGGAGTAGGCGACCGGCCAAGCGGCGTGCGCGATGGCGCGAATTACCAAGATGTCATCCGATGTCGCTTGACGCAACCGGTGCATGGCCGATCAGGGGAAGTGATACTGTACGCCGGCCAGGAAACCAGCCTCCCAGAGGAAGCCTTCAATCGGTGTGTCTGCCAATGCACTGAGTTGGTAACGGCTTCGCATACCTGCGCGCATGGACCAAAGCTCGTTGAGGCGGAGCCTGGTGCACAACTCGACGCAAGCCGTTGCCCCGGCAAGGCGGAACTCCGTCAGATCGTCCTTCACCCGGCTCGTCTGCACGCTTCCATTGAAGTCGCGGCGCTGAACGGTGGTTTGACCGATGAAGAGATCCCCCCACAGTCCGGCACCCGGCTCGAAGCGCCACCTGCCGCCCACGGAGAAGTGCAGCATGAGCGGGAGGCTCAGATAGCGGTAATGGTCCCTGTAATCCAAACGAAGGGTGCTCCCGGGGATGGCAGGATCCAGCCCGTCCGTGCTGATGAGCACCAGTTCATCCTCGAACCGGTAGCCTCGGTCAGAGAACTGGAGTCCGGTTGATATCAGCCATCGCTCGCGGCTTGCGTCTAAAGCGTAGGTGACATCGACCCCGCCGCTGAATCCGATGCGATAGGTTTCGCGCTCATTCCGGAAGCGGATGATGCCCGCGCGGGTTTCATCCCCCGCTGCATTGATCAGCGTGCGGAAGCAACGGTCCACTGATGCGCTGGCGCCTATGGCCCAACGTGAGCCTTGAGTTCCGGCTTGACCGACCGCTGGTGCGTGCGCCGAAAGCAATCCGATCAGGATCTGCGCGCGCATTCGGTTCACTTCCTGAATGCCGCCGTTACCACCAGATCCTTGCTGCCGGCGGTGTACTGGTAGAAGCCTTCACCGCTCTTCACGCCCAGCTTGCCGGCGGTCACCATCTGCACCAGCAACGGGCAGGGGGCGTACTTCGGATCGCCGAGGCCCTCGTGCAGCACGCGCAGGATGGCAACGCAGGTATCGAGCCCGATGAAATCCGCGAGCTGCAAGGGGCCCATGGGATGCGCCATGCCCAATTTCATGATGGTGTCGATCTCCGCTACGCCGCCCACGCCTTGCCAGAGTGCCTGCACGGCCTCGTTGATCATGGGCATCAGGATGCGGTTGGCCACGAATCCGGCGTAGTCGTTCACGGTCACGGGCACTTTGCCGATCGCTGTGCTCAGGTCCACCACGGTCTTCGTCACGGCATCGGTGGTATCGTACCCGCGGATCACCTCCACGAGCTTCATCACCG of Flavobacteriales bacterium contains these proteins:
- a CDS encoding YdeI/OmpD-associated family protein, yielding MPTKLDGLDQVEVTRRAQWRSWLKKNHERPDGIWLVTWKKAAPEKHLPYDAIVEEALCFGWIDSLPRKLDESRTMLYLSPRKPKSVWSKLNKERIEKLIATKRMTAAGLKKIEIAKQNGSWTRIDAAEAFEMPADLQRALKKNKKALSHYEAFPPGARKQILTWVLDARTKETRARRIAIVVELAAKNIRANGQTVKAHASKDLG
- a CDS encoding DUF4412 domain-containing protein, with the translated sequence MMRAISLCLLITAGLVTSASLTPAGNDAFIGSFRMEMHTFKNDKEDKHSPVNIRFWGRADMILYELMMPDQAQQMRMLTDLRGNWSYTLIDNGQGSRMAMKMKRPELPADGSAKGEQPVVTVTKETKVIEGHTCTKMIATSKEGTWTAWVATGLRNAFIDMARGMDGQAAQQNRHARTDVEGFPLEFEWVPAQGDERVVCYIKELVVGKVDESLFDISGYQLMEMPSFAIPQR
- a CDS encoding alpha/beta fold hydrolase, giving the protein MALLLLHGALGSARQLADLQQRIGGIAIDLSGHGDRGIHSEGIRFEQFISDIDRAFEEQKWDRADLFGYSMGGYAAMLYAAQRPERVRSVVTLGTKYLWTEEGLQKELRMLDPDAMQQKVPVFAQALADAHGVERWKDVVRAIAQSMSELARMPLLTPEVCSRIQCPALICVGENDNTAVPDDTRLFARRVKGAEVLILPNTPHPMSKVDLDFLVPRLMGFWVAIR
- a CDS encoding RluA family pseudouridine synthase, with amino-acid sequence MDQDPIESLGEEQELYEHHRIVCDPKQSLIRLDKFLFDRLANTSRSRIQAAAKAGNVLVNEKPAKPSQKVKPGDAISIVLPYPQREVELLPEDIPLKTLFEDEHLVVIDKPAGLVVHPGHGNWTGTLVNALLFHFGKLPPVPGAEIPRPGLVHRLDKDTSGVMVVGKTEEALSHLARQFFDRTSDRRYNALVWGDFAEDEGLIEGHIGRSNKDRTVMQVFPEGEHGKAAVTRWRVIERFRYVTLVECKLETGRTHQIRAHMQWIGHPLFNDAAYGGDRILKGTTFTKYRQFVENCFALLPRQALHARTLDFDHPATGKRMRFESPLPADMQAVLEKWRTYTHAKPLTEPDVADDAE
- the sucC gene encoding ADP-forming succinate--CoA ligase subunit beta; amino-acid sequence: MNLHEYQGKSILSQFGVRVQRGLVAYNADEAVDQAKRLSQETGTKWWVVKAQIHAGGRGKGGGVKLAKTIDEVREKSDAIIGMMLKSPQTPPQGKKVHKVLIAEDVYYPGASETKEYYMSVLLDRASGKNVIVYSTEGGMDIEEVAEHHPDKIKKEVVDPRVGLRPFQCNKIATELGVTGAAKKEMGKFIASLYKAYEGSDAAMFEINPVLKTSDDKIIAVDAKVRLDGNALYRHPDYAEMRDKTEEDPIEVEAGEAGLNYVRLDGNVGCMVNGAGLAMATMDIIKLSGGEPANFLDVGGTADAARVEKAFRIILKDERVKAILVNIFGGIVRCDRVAQGIVDAYKNIGDIQVPIIVRLQGTNAVEAKELIDKSGLKVLSAVALQEAADRVKEVLA
- the accC gene encoding acetyl-CoA carboxylase biotin carboxylase subunit gives rise to the protein MAKTKKIRKLLVANRGEIALRVMRSAREMGISTVAVHSEADRNAPFVRFADEAVCIGPPPSKESYLVIDKIVKVCKDLKVDAVHPGYGFLSENGDFARALEKAGVVFVGPSPKAMKVMGDKLAAKEAVKDHGVPLVPGTEGAVSGLEEAIEVAKTISFPILIKAAAGGGGKGMRIVEKESELKEGLERAISEAQNAFGDGSVFIEKYVAGPRHIEVQVMADAHGNTCYLFERECSIQRRHQKVVEEAPSAVLTPELRRRMGEAAVAVARSVDYTGAGTVEFLLDERMNFYFMEMNTRLQVEHPVTEMITGLDLVKLQIRVAEGEELPFKQEDLKIIGHAIEVRVYAEDPMNNFLPDIGTLTTYRPPQGPGVRVDDGFEEGMEIPIHYDPMIAKLITHGATREEAITRMERAIDDYAITGVETTLPFCLYVMGHEAFRSGEYDTHFVRDHFKPEMLEGLDASEAHAAALVAAAVDRAQVGASGSARPVAPPASAWKLRRR
- a CDS encoding ABC transporter ATP-binding protein; translated protein: MIEATGIRKRYGALEVLKGVDLHVAKGEVVSIVGASGAGKTTLLQILGTLERSDEGTLRINDQEVSRMSPSALSAFRNAHIGFVFQFHHLLPEFTALENVMMPGLIAGKSKSECAPRAEELLKRLNVLPRKEHKPAQLSGGEQQRVAVARALFNSPSVVLADEPSGNLDSAHARELHQLFFDLRKEMGQTFVIVTHNEELADMADRKLVMRDGVI
- a CDS encoding TIGR02757 family protein, with protein sequence MPKRLVNRNGLKALLDEAYDRFARPSFIADDPIQVPRAFSKREDAEVIGFLTATIAWGQRKTIISNAWKLARLMDERPHEFVMNADATDLKHVSGFVHRTFNGIDLKHFVIGLRHLYANHGGIEQAFLENGAVGDMGLAIARFKQRFFEPGHQPRTRKHVADPAKGSNAKRINMYLRWMVRPDDRGVDLGLWKRIKPSDLIVPLDVHTGRVSRELGLLTRKQDDWKAVEELTNALHSFDASDPVKYDIALFALGVEGAKAVSS
- a CDS encoding delta-60 repeat domain-containing protein, with amino-acid sequence MRTHLFFIAFCALAPSGARAQEGALDLTFDIGAGANGTVHAIAVQSDGKIIIAGDFSSYDGNACGRVARLNADGSWDSGFNTGTGASASVRALVIQPDGKVLIGGYFTSVNGSNRGRIARLHNDGSLDTGFDTSVGANGAVLTIALQPDGRSIIGGWFSTFSGFARGHLARLNTNGTLDTGFNPGTGTNAPVFCAVVQPDGRILIGGSFTTYNGNGRIHIARVIHSGAIDPGFLPGTGTDLGVDAIGLQPDGDIIIGGSFTTYNDIPRERLGRILTDGMLDASFDPGLGAIGGTVYSTVLLPDGRSYINGYFVQYDGVVRQRICRVEPDGSVDPSFDPGTGANDLVKALAVQPDGRVLVGGDLTQYNGTGRNRIARLIGTARTTIRVLLEGPYNGSLMTDALRSLPSFPLTEPFTAMGYAETAFVPGASIPPSLLTTTGNNAIVDWVIVEMRPAATPNVVAASRAVLLQRDGDVVDLDGVSTVGFAGLAHGNYCVAVKPRTHLPVMLSASTPFAYGTSTTAVDFALPATQVHDADARKDAGGVMVLATGDATFNEELSYVGNGNDRDPILLRVGGSTPSNVVSGYWPEDVNMDGVVKYVGANNDRDPILLNVGGSTPTATRNAQLP